The following proteins come from a genomic window of Nicotiana tomentosiformis chromosome 12, ASM39032v3, whole genome shotgun sequence:
- the LOC104089043 gene encoding casein kinase 1-like protein HD16: MIDMPQLRSGVRRGRRPIEAEPNNNNNNNKRVTRRATVARTTRQRRAPGNRVVGGRKKKNTNNEEVKEVILPVDDENAVKETASGGEEDKEKKEVEKEEEEVGEKQMDEYDSGGGQSGGDKNLAAEDEGSTAPLPERVQVGGSPAYRIDRKLGKGGFGQVYVGRRANPPNPHERTGPGAFEVALKFEHRSSKGCNYGPPYEWQVYNALGGSHGIPRVHYKGRQGDYYIMVMDMLGPSLWDVWNNNSHAMSIEMVACIAIEAISILEKLHSRGYVHGDVKPENFLLGTPGTPDEKKLFLVDLGLATRWRDTSTGLHVEYDQRPDVFRGTVRYASVHAHLGRTGSRRDDLESLAYTLVFLLRGRLPWQGYQGENKGFLVCKKKMATSPETLCCFCPAPFRQFVEYVVNLKFDEEPNYAKYISLFDGVVGPNPDIRPINTDGAQKLIYQVGQKRGRLTLEEDDDEQPKKKVRMGMPATQWISVYNARRPMKQRYHYNVADMRLAQHIEKGNEDGLFISSVASCSNLWALIMDAGTGFSAQVYELSPLFLHKEWIMEQWEKNYYISAIAGANNGSSLVIMSKGTQYLQQSYKVSESFPFKWINKKWKEGFYVTAMATAGNRWAIVMSRGAGFSDQVVELDFLYPSEGIHRRWDAGYRITSTAATWDQAALVLSVPRRKPADETQETLRTSAFPSTHVKEKWAKNLYLASVCYGRTVS, encoded by the exons ATGATCGATATGCCTCAACTGCGTAGTGGAGTGCGCAGAGGCCGTCGACCGATTGAAGCAGaacctaacaacaacaacaacaacaacaagagaGTTACAAGGCGAGCGACTGTCGCACGGACTACGAGACAGAGGCGAGCGCCAGGAAATAGAGTAGTTGGaggaaggaagaagaaaaatacaaataacgaGGAGGTTAAAGAAGTAATTTTACCAGTAGATGATGAGAATGCTGTAAAGGAAACAGCGTCTGGCGGTGAAGAGGATAAGGAGAAGAAGGAAGTAGAGAAGGAGGAAGAAGAAGTAGGAGAAAAACAGATGGATGAGTATGATAGTGGAGGCGGCCAAAGCGGCGGCGATAAGAATTTGGCTGCTGAGGATGAAGGCAGCACTGCTCCACTGCCTGAAAGG GTCCAGGTTGGTGGATCACCAGCTTATAGGATTGATAGGAAACTTGGTAAAGGAGGATTTGGTCAAGTGTATGTGGGTCGTCGTGCAAACCCACCAAATCCACATGAAAGAACTGGCCCAGGAGCTTTCGAG GTTGCCTTGAAATTCGAGCACAGAAGCAGCAAAGGTTGTAACTATGGACCACCTTATGAGTGGCAGGTCTACAA TGCCCTTGGTGGTAGTCATGGTATACCACGTGTACATTACAAGGGACGTCAAGGTGATTACTATATTATG GTTATGGATATGCTTGGTCCTAGTTTGTGGGATGTTTGGAACAATAATTCCCATGC GATGTCTATTGAAATGGTAGCATGCATTGCCATTGAAGCAATTTCCATACTCGAGAAATTGCACTCCAGAGG GTATGTGCATGGAGATGTAAAGCCTGAAAACTTTCTTCTTGGAACTCCTGGAACTCCTGATGAGAAAAAATTGTTTCTTGTTGACCTTGGGTTAG CAACAAGGTGGCGTGATACTTCTACTGGCTTACATGTGGAATATGATCAACGGCCTGATGTCTTTAG AGGAACTGTAAGGTATGCTAGTGTGCATGCTCACCTTGGAAGGACTGGAAGCCGAAGGGATGATTTAGAGTCGCTGGCTTACACTCTCGTCTTTCTTCTCCGAGGCCGGCTGCCTTGGCAGGGATACCAG GGCGAGAACAAAGGTTTCCTTGTCTGTAAGAAAAAGATGGCAACTTCTCCAGAAACTCTTTGCTGCTTCTGCCCTGCTCCGTTTAGACAGTTTGTGGAATATGTTGTGAACTTGAAGTTTGACGAGGAGCCTAACTATGCTAAATATATCTCCTTGTTTGATGGAGTAGTAGGTCCAAATCCGGACATCAGGCCAATCAACACTGATGGTGCACAGAAG CTTATATACCAAGTTGGGCAGAAAAGAGGAAGATTGACATtggaagaagatgatgatgaacaGCCAAAGAAGAAGGTTCGCATGGGAATGCCTGCGACACAATGGATCAGTGTTTACAATGCTCGGCGCCCAATGAAGCAAAG GTATCACTATAACGTTGCTGATATGAGGCTAGCTCAGCACATCGAGAAAGGAAATGAGGACGGACTATTTATCAGCAGTGTGGCATCTTGTTCGAACTTGTGGGCCCTAATCATGGATGCGGGGACTGGGTTTAGTGCCCAAGTTTATGAACTGTCACCTCTTTTTCTTCACAAG GAATGGATTATGGAGCAATGGGAGAAGAATTATTATATTAGTGCCATAGCAGGAGCTAATAATGGGAGCTCATTAGTTATCATGTCAAAGG GTACCCAGTATCTGCAGCAATCATACAAAGTCAGCGAGTCTTTTCCATTCAAGTGGATAAACAAAAAATGGAAAGAGGGGTTTTATGTCACTGCCATGGCAACTGCAGGAAATAGATGGGCAATTGTTATGTCTCGTGGGGCTGGGTTCTCTGATCAG GTCGTGGAATTAGATTTTCTCTATCCTAGTGAAGGGATCCATAGGAGATGGGATGCTGGTTATAGGATCACATCGACTGCAGCCACATGGGATCAAGCTGCTCTTGTTCTAAGTGTTCCAAGAAGGAAACCTGCAGATGAAACACAAGAGACACTTCGTACTTCTGCTTTTCCTAGCACTCATGTCAAG GAGAAATGGGCAAAAAATCTTTACCTTGCATCTGTCTGTTATGGGCGAACTGTTTCTTGA